The following proteins come from a genomic window of Thiothrix winogradskyi:
- a CDS encoding peptidoglycan DD-metalloendopeptidase family protein, whose amino-acid sequence MKKWLLLSIALYSSHILAMPRENPVPGGIAHLPIAPLSAQAPLVQYEGKRVTVVPQDAHWVALVGIPLDAEGDTQTVQLQGGQALSFPIQAKEYKTQRLTIKDKNKVEPDEESSQRIVRELAVQEQAKTHFTTGAAQLGFIKPVPGHDTGRFGLRRVINNQARNPHSGMDIAAATGTPIKATAAGTVIHTDDFFFSGNTVYLDHGMGVISMYAHLSEIQVETGDTVQQGDIIGEVGSTGRATGPHLHWSVYLNGEAVDPALFLPNKK is encoded by the coding sequence ATGAAAAAATGGTTGCTGTTGAGCATCGCATTGTATTCCAGCCATATACTGGCAATGCCACGCGAAAACCCTGTGCCGGGCGGCATTGCCCACCTCCCCATCGCACCACTGTCTGCTCAAGCACCGCTGGTACAGTATGAGGGCAAGCGGGTAACGGTTGTACCACAGGATGCTCACTGGGTTGCTCTGGTCGGCATTCCTCTCGATGCGGAAGGTGACACACAAACCGTGCAGCTACAAGGCGGTCAAGCGCTGTCATTTCCGATACAAGCCAAGGAATACAAAACCCAACGCCTGACGATTAAGGATAAGAACAAGGTTGAACCGGATGAGGAATCCAGCCAGCGAATTGTCCGGGAACTAGCCGTGCAGGAACAGGCTAAAACCCACTTTACAACGGGTGCAGCCCAACTGGGTTTCATTAAACCTGTACCGGGACATGACACCGGGCGGTTCGGTCTGAGGCGTGTCATCAATAACCAAGCACGCAACCCACACAGCGGCATGGATATTGCCGCCGCAACCGGTACACCGATCAAAGCCACTGCCGCTGGCACGGTGATTCACACCGATGATTTCTTTTTCAGCGGCAATACCGTTTACCTTGACCACGGCATGGGCGTGATTAGCATGTACGCACACCTAAGTGAAATTCAGGTGGAAACTGGGGATACCGTTCAGCAAGGCGACATTATTGGCGAGGTAGGCAGCACTGGTAGAGCCACTGGCCCACACCTGCATTGGTCGGTGTATTTGAATGG